In Anaerolineales bacterium, one DNA window encodes the following:
- the malQ gene encoding 4-alpha-glucanotransferase translates to MKFKRSSGILLHPTSLPGPYGIGDIGPRAHRWIDFLAGSGCGLWQVLPIGPTGYADSPYQCFSSFAGNPLLISPDSLMQDDLLHPDDLCDHPSFPVSRVDFGQVIPWKAGVLDRSFIRFQNSHSLQLKADMEEFRARQALWLEDYALFMAIKEAHGGAPWPTWEAPLRQREAGALAEAAKALEVAIQRQLYRQFIFYRQWESLRQHAHAKNIQVIGDIPIFVAHDSSDVWTHPELFFLDETGMPSVVAGVPPDYFAPTGQLWGNPLYRWDVHAQDGYAWWLERIKATLAMVDIIRIDHFRGFAGYWEVPGKAKTAENGCWTPGPGKAFFSSIRQSLGDLPIIAEDLGVITPDVVELRDTFNLPGMRIFQFGFDSTPEDPFLPHNYVVNCVVYTGTHDNDTARGWYGRVTEQEKAMYHKYLDCDGSQVNWDFIRGIWSSVAVFALAPMQDFLGLGNEARMNYPGNPSGNWMWRMEGSTQSSELQAKIKELNYLYSRLNNYTG, encoded by the coding sequence ATGAAGTTTAAGCGCTCATCCGGCATCTTATTACACCCCACCAGCCTGCCTGGTCCTTATGGCATCGGTGATATCGGACCGCGCGCCCATCGATGGATCGACTTTCTGGCCGGATCCGGTTGTGGTCTTTGGCAGGTGCTCCCCATCGGACCTACCGGCTACGCTGATTCGCCCTATCAATGTTTTTCATCATTTGCAGGCAATCCGCTCCTGATCAGCCCGGATAGCCTGATGCAGGATGACCTGCTTCACCCGGATGACTTATGTGACCACCCATCATTTCCAGTGAGCCGGGTGGACTTCGGCCAAGTCATCCCCTGGAAGGCTGGCGTCCTTGACCGCTCGTTTATCCGCTTCCAAAATTCACACTCGTTGCAACTGAAAGCTGATATGGAAGAATTCCGAGCCAGGCAAGCACTGTGGCTGGAAGACTACGCCCTCTTCATGGCGATTAAGGAAGCCCATGGAGGCGCGCCCTGGCCCACCTGGGAGGCACCGTTACGCCAGCGGGAGGCAGGTGCCTTGGCTGAAGCAGCTAAGGCACTGGAGGTAGCAATCCAGCGCCAACTCTACCGTCAATTCATTTTTTACCGCCAATGGGAAAGCTTACGCCAGCATGCCCACGCCAAGAATATTCAAGTTATCGGTGATATCCCCATCTTCGTTGCTCACGATAGTTCCGACGTGTGGACCCACCCTGAATTGTTCTTCCTGGATGAAACTGGGATGCCCTCCGTGGTAGCTGGTGTGCCGCCGGACTATTTCGCACCCACCGGGCAATTATGGGGCAACCCACTCTACCGCTGGGATGTCCACGCCCAGGATGGTTATGCCTGGTGGCTTGAGAGAATCAAAGCAACCTTAGCCATGGTGGATATCATCCGCATCGACCACTTCCGCGGTTTTGCTGGCTATTGGGAAGTGCCGGGTAAAGCCAAAACTGCTGAAAATGGCTGCTGGACCCCTGGCCCTGGGAAAGCCTTTTTTAGCAGCATACGCCAGTCATTAGGTGATCTACCGATTATCGCTGAAGACCTGGGTGTGATCACCCCGGATGTGGTTGAATTGCGCGATACATTCAATCTGCCGGGTATGCGCATCTTCCAGTTCGGATTCGACAGCACGCCAGAAGACCCCTTCCTACCTCACAACTATGTGGTGAACTGTGTGGTCTATACCGGCACACATGATAATGACACCGCGCGTGGCTGGTATGGGCGTGTCACCGAACAGGAAAAAGCCATGTACCACAAGTATTTGGACTGCGATGGCAGCCAGGTGAATTGGGATTTCATCCGTGGAATCTGGTCTTCTGTGGCGGTCTTTGCCCTGGCTCCCATGCAGGATTTCCTCGGCCTTGGCAATGAAGCCCGCATGAATTATCCCGGCAACCCCAGTGGAAATTGGATGTGGAGGATGGAAGGATCTACCCAGAGCAGCGAGCTGCAGGCGAAGATCAAGGAATTAAATTACCTGTATAGTCGCTTGAATAACTATACAGGCTAA
- a CDS encoding asparagine--tRNA ligase gives MAPIIRVDKIAEYVGQEVTIQGWAYNRTDKGKLVFLLVRDGYGFVQCVAFKSDLDEEIFDRLTRLPQESSVIITGGVRADSRAPGIPGGYEVGIKNVEIVQAADIDYPMALKEQGVDFALDHRHLWMRMPSQWAILRVRAAVIKAIREWLDTNGFIGMDTPILTPAACEGTTTLFETPYFDEGVAYLAQSGQLYNEADIFAFKKVYCFGPTFRAEKSKTRRHLTEFWMVEPEVAFCDLDQLMEIEEQFVSHIVQRVLEQCAPELRSLKRDVKRLEKISPPFPRISYDDALKKIEQLRDETDDPEKKELLKIDWGMDFGAPHETELTGLYEKPVFVYGYPTDVKAFYMEPWPGRPEVCKSVDLLAPEGYGEIIGGSERISNPDLLLQRLRQHSLPEEAFQWYLELRRFGSVPHAGFGMGVERTVAWICGIEHIREAIPFPRTIKRVYP, from the coding sequence ATGGCACCCATTATTCGAGTAGATAAAATCGCTGAGTATGTCGGCCAGGAGGTAACCATCCAGGGCTGGGCATATAACCGTACTGATAAAGGGAAGCTGGTCTTTCTGTTGGTGCGCGATGGATACGGCTTCGTGCAATGTGTGGCTTTCAAAAGTGATTTGGACGAAGAGATTTTCGATAGGTTGACACGCTTGCCCCAAGAATCGTCTGTGATCATCACCGGCGGAGTCAGGGCTGATTCACGCGCCCCGGGCATCCCTGGCGGATATGAGGTGGGTATTAAAAACGTAGAAATCGTGCAAGCGGCTGATATCGATTATCCCATGGCGCTCAAGGAGCAGGGAGTAGATTTTGCCCTGGATCACCGGCATTTATGGATGCGCATGCCCAGCCAATGGGCGATCCTGCGTGTGCGTGCTGCGGTCATCAAGGCGATCAGAGAATGGCTGGATACCAATGGTTTTATCGGCATGGACACGCCCATCCTGACCCCGGCAGCCTGCGAAGGTACCACAACGTTGTTCGAAACACCATATTTCGATGAAGGTGTGGCGTACCTGGCACAGAGCGGCCAGCTATACAACGAAGCCGATATCTTTGCCTTTAAAAAAGTCTACTGTTTCGGCCCGACTTTCAGGGCTGAAAAATCTAAGACTCGCCGCCATTTAACCGAGTTTTGGATGGTAGAGCCGGAAGTAGCTTTCTGCGATCTGGACCAGCTGATGGAGATCGAAGAACAGTTTGTCTCCCACATCGTCCAGAGGGTACTTGAGCAATGTGCGCCTGAGTTGAGATCATTGAAGCGGGATGTCAAGCGGCTTGAGAAAATCTCACCCCCATTCCCGCGCATCTCCTACGACGATGCGTTGAAAAAGATCGAGCAGCTGCGGGATGAGACCGATGACCCGGAGAAGAAAGAGCTGCTCAAGATCGATTGGGGCATGGATTTTGGCGCCCCCCATGAAACCGAGCTCACCGGCCTGTATGAAAAACCGGTTTTTGTCTACGGATACCCGACTGATGTAAAGGCTTTTTACATGGAACCCTGGCCGGGTAGACCCGAAGTCTGCAAGAGTGTTGATCTGCTTGCCCCAGAGGGATACGGCGAGATTATCGGTGGAAGTGAGCGCATCTCCAACCCGGATCTGTTGCTGCAGCGCCTCAGGCAGCATAGCCTGCCCGAAGAGGCTTTCCAGTGGTACCTGGAACTACGCAGGTTCGGTAGCGTGCCTCATGCGGGTTTCGGCATGGGCGTAGAGCGGACAGTCGCCTGGATTTGTGGGATTGAACATATCCGGGAGGCAATACCGTTCCCACGCACGATCAAGCGCGTATATCCATAG
- a CDS encoding DNA-binding response regulator, whose protein sequence is MYPFTEGHKMPDIKLLLVDDHQVVRTGLRMLLEGQPDMQIVGEADSGTRALEKAKELLPDVIVMDITLPDISGIEATRQIKEQYPNISVIALTIHEDEQYFFEMLQAGASGYVPKRAAPEDLITSIRAAFAGEIYIYPSLAKALVADFLGRSSQESEKSSLDGLTTREQEVLSLLAEGLSNDEIGETLQISKHTVARHRENLMRKLELHSKSELVKYAIRKGLISA, encoded by the coding sequence ATGTACCCATTTACGGAGGGACACAAGATGCCTGATATTAAATTATTGCTCGTTGACGATCACCAAGTTGTTCGCACTGGTCTGCGTATGCTCCTTGAAGGTCAACCAGACATGCAAATTGTCGGTGAAGCTGATAGCGGCACACGGGCCTTAGAAAAAGCCAAGGAACTATTGCCGGATGTCATCGTGATGGATATCACCCTTCCGGATATTTCAGGTATCGAGGCTACTCGCCAGATCAAAGAACAATATCCAAATATCTCGGTGATCGCCCTGACCATCCATGAAGACGAGCAGTACTTTTTCGAAATGCTACAGGCGGGTGCGTCTGGCTATGTACCCAAGCGCGCTGCCCCTGAAGACTTGATCACCTCGATCCGTGCCGCCTTTGCAGGTGAGATTTATATCTACCCATCTCTTGCCAAAGCCCTGGTGGCCGACTTTTTAGGCCGGTCATCTCAGGAAAGCGAAAAAAGTTCTCTCGACGGCTTGACGACACGCGAGCAAGAAGTGCTTAGCCTGCTTGCCGAAGGTCTCAGCAATGATGAGATTGGTGAGACACTCCAAATCAGCAAGCACACCGTAGCACGCCACCGTGAAAATCTCATGCGTAAACTCGAACTACACTCAAAAAGCGAATTGGTAAAATATGCCATAAGGAAAGGCCTGATCTCTGCTTGA
- a CDS encoding cytochrome C → MMAARKHLFIYLVGTVLITLVSIVFIVINVAAAPSGQVTSGISYQQGSPTGGNVSLIVSNETCLGCHGTPGISMQLENGETLDLYVDPQAYAASIHGQDGYACVQCHTNLGEYPHPEFKASDPRDATLQLTGVCDRCHSGQYTLTMDSVHAAAQAEGKREAAVCSDCHGSHNVQQWTDPDTGELLPQARLNIPLTCAQCHNAIYQKYVNSVHGAALTEEANTDVPTCIDCHGVHNIGNPTTAAFRLNSPQLCATCHTNPELMDKYGISTDVLNTYISDFHGTTVTLFEKQSPDAQTNKPVCYDCHGVHDISKVDDPNTGLQMQENLLARCKVCHPDATRNFPAAWMSHYIPSASHFPAVYYVNLFYSLFIPGVLGFMLVLVGLDVGHSVYVKTRHKGQSAKPAPESVPTEVTPPEPGADNTTEQGDQLTEEVTHG, encoded by the coding sequence ATGATGGCTGCACGTAAACACCTGTTCATCTACCTGGTGGGTACAGTATTGATCACCCTAGTGTCAATCGTCTTCATTGTGATCAATGTAGCAGCTGCTCCTTCTGGGCAGGTTACAAGCGGCATTTCATACCAGCAGGGCTCTCCAACCGGGGGCAATGTCAGTCTGATCGTGAGTAACGAAACCTGCCTGGGCTGCCATGGCACTCCAGGCATTTCCATGCAGCTTGAAAATGGAGAGACGCTGGACCTTTACGTCGATCCTCAGGCCTACGCAGCCTCCATCCATGGTCAGGATGGATATGCATGTGTCCAATGCCACACCAACCTGGGAGAGTACCCTCACCCCGAATTCAAGGCATCAGATCCGCGCGATGCCACCCTGCAGCTTACCGGTGTATGTGACCGCTGCCATTCAGGGCAATATACCCTCACGATGGACAGTGTCCATGCTGCCGCCCAAGCTGAAGGTAAACGCGAGGCAGCGGTCTGTTCTGATTGCCACGGTTCGCATAATGTCCAGCAATGGACAGATCCCGATACTGGTGAGCTATTGCCCCAGGCTCGCTTGAACATCCCTCTCACCTGCGCGCAGTGCCATAACGCTATCTATCAGAAATACGTAAATAGCGTCCATGGTGCTGCCTTGACTGAAGAAGCGAACACTGATGTTCCCACCTGCATCGATTGCCATGGCGTTCACAACATTGGAAACCCGACGACTGCCGCCTTCCGCCTTAACTCACCACAGCTATGCGCTACCTGCCATACGAATCCTGAGTTGATGGATAAATACGGTATCTCGACCGATGTATTGAATACCTATATATCTGATTTTCACGGGACGACAGTCACCTTATTCGAGAAACAATCACCCGATGCACAAACAAACAAGCCCGTTTGTTATGATTGCCACGGTGTGCATGACATTTCCAAGGTGGATGATCCTAACACTGGCCTGCAGATGCAGGAAAACCTGCTGGCTCGTTGCAAGGTCTGCCACCCCGATGCCACCAGAAATTTCCCCGCCGCCTGGATGTCGCATTACATCCCATCAGCCAGTCATTTTCCTGCAGTATATTATGTGAATCTCTTCTATAGCCTGTTCATACCCGGTGTGCTTGGCTTTATGCTCGTGCTGGTCGGCCTGGATGTCGGTCATTCTGTGTACGTAAAAACTCGCCACAAAGGCCAATCTGCCAAACCTGCCCCGGAATCAGTACCCACGGAAGTAACTCCCCCTGAACCTGGGGCAGATAACACAACGGAACAGGGTGACCAGCTGACAGAAGAGGTGACCCATGGATAA
- a CDS encoding cytochrome C: MAIKEDRAMSKRISNVKLPAILILVGLILILSLFWFSPSQASEPKQQTEEYCLSCHSNTDLKMTLPSGEVVSLYIDPAQLQGSVHSPNGIECEACHTNITSYPHPEISYQTKRELTRQYYQACQKCHPDNYSKTLDSMHAQVAEAGNLNAPVCTDCHGSHYVKPPDQPRTLIPQTCGNCHTQEFGIYQNSVHGNALIQEANPDVPVCTTCHGVHNIQDPRTQQFKVEEPDLCASCHANEEMMAKYGLSADVYSLYNLSWHGVDVSVYEARWPTVQHNSAVCTDCHGIHDILKPDDPNSSVNPANLLVTCQKCHPGVSPNWTGAWTGHYKVSLERSPFLYYLDLFYSFFTPAILIVCGIYVILQFIRFMVDRARRSL, encoded by the coding sequence ATGGCTATTAAGGAGGACCGGGCGATGTCGAAGCGTATATCAAACGTCAAATTACCGGCGATACTCATACTAGTCGGGTTGATCTTAATTTTGAGCCTGTTCTGGTTTTCACCATCACAAGCCAGTGAGCCGAAGCAGCAAACCGAGGAATACTGCTTAAGCTGTCATTCCAATACTGATTTAAAAATGACCCTGCCGAGTGGGGAGGTGGTCTCCCTGTATATCGACCCTGCGCAGTTGCAAGGCTCGGTTCACAGCCCCAATGGGATCGAATGCGAAGCCTGCCATACGAACATCACCAGCTACCCTCACCCTGAGATCAGCTACCAGACGAAACGCGAGCTGACCCGTCAGTACTACCAGGCATGTCAAAAATGCCACCCCGATAACTACTCCAAGACCCTGGATAGCATGCATGCCCAGGTAGCTGAAGCAGGTAATCTGAATGCCCCGGTATGCACCGATTGCCATGGATCACACTATGTCAAACCTCCCGACCAGCCGCGTACCTTGATCCCGCAGACCTGTGGCAACTGCCACACCCAGGAATTTGGCATTTATCAAAACAGTGTGCACGGTAATGCCCTGATTCAAGAAGCCAACCCCGATGTACCAGTCTGCACCACCTGCCATGGGGTGCATAACATCCAGGATCCACGCACCCAGCAATTCAAAGTCGAGGAACCTGACTTGTGCGCCAGCTGCCATGCCAACGAGGAAATGATGGCGAAATATGGGCTTTCAGCCGATGTTTACAGCCTGTACAATTTATCCTGGCATGGTGTGGATGTCTCAGTATATGAAGCCCGCTGGCCGACAGTACAGCACAACTCGGCAGTATGTACCGATTGCCATGGTATCCACGATATCCTGAAACCGGATGACCCTAATTCATCCGTCAATCCAGCTAACTTGCTGGTTACCTGCCAGAAATGTCACCCGGGTGTCAGTCCAAATTGGACTGGCGCTTGGACCGGTCACTACAAGGTGAGCCTGGAGCGCAGCCCATTCCTTTATTATCTAGACCTGTTTTACTCATTTTTTACCCCGGCCATCCTTATTGTTTGCGGAATTTATGTGATCTTGCAGTTCATCAGGTTCATGGTTGATCGGGCGAGGAGGAGCCTATGA
- a CDS encoding starch synthase, with amino-acid sequence MAEPSRMNVLFLASEADPLIKIGGLGDVAGSLPRALLAIHRYNEAGQVVLDVRLVIPFHPAIRQKYPAPQLVAQFTIHSKDKEIPVKAYLLDLNGLPVYLISGAPIDQETGVYSLDLEADGYKYVFFSLAALQLAQELNWKPDILHANDWHTAAAVYSLALRRPVDKFFSHTTSLLTVHNLPYLGSMTATGLEAFGLPSAEDSDLPSWAQQMALPLGLLAADSIVAVSPGYAREILTEEYGSGLDGFLTAHQGKISGILNGLDTITWDPSTDQALTSRFNINTISDRKYNKSALQAELNLIIDEQVPILAMVTRMDPQKGVDLAVDAVRFLLHETRKASIPFQVVFLGTGNPVLEEAAHQLEQDYPDQARARIKFDEQLSRRIYAGADALLMPSRYEPCGLSQMIAMRYGCVPIAHATGGLRDSIHDPSHSDEPTGFLFEKADAKALVKTIQRALTRFSRYPEEWRQIQINGMQQDFSWNHSAREYITKYKLLVG; translated from the coding sequence ATGGCTGAACCATCACGAATGAACGTGCTTTTCCTGGCTTCCGAAGCTGACCCCCTGATTAAGATCGGTGGCCTGGGAGATGTGGCTGGCTCGCTACCGAGAGCTCTTCTGGCAATTCATCGCTACAACGAAGCCGGCCAGGTGGTACTGGATGTCAGATTGGTCATCCCATTTCACCCTGCGATCCGCCAGAAATACCCTGCACCCCAGCTGGTGGCTCAATTCACCATCCACTCCAAAGATAAGGAGATACCTGTTAAGGCATACCTGCTCGATTTGAACGGGCTACCTGTGTACCTGATCAGCGGAGCGCCGATTGACCAGGAAACCGGGGTATATTCCTTAGATTTAGAAGCTGATGGTTATAAATACGTTTTTTTCTCCCTGGCTGCCCTGCAGCTGGCACAGGAACTTAACTGGAAGCCAGATATCCTGCACGCCAATGACTGGCATACTGCTGCCGCGGTGTATTCTCTGGCGTTGCGTCGTCCGGTGGATAAATTCTTCAGCCACACAACATCCCTTCTCACCGTGCATAACTTACCTTATCTGGGTTCGATGACTGCCACAGGGTTGGAGGCCTTCGGTCTGCCTTCTGCTGAAGATTCAGACCTGCCATCTTGGGCACAGCAGATGGCTTTACCGCTGGGACTACTGGCTGCCGATTCCATTGTAGCAGTCTCACCTGGTTATGCCCGGGAGATACTGACCGAGGAATATGGTTCAGGGCTGGATGGCTTTTTAACTGCCCACCAGGGAAAAATTTCCGGCATCCTCAATGGCCTCGATACCATCACCTGGGATCCATCAACAGACCAGGCTTTGACCAGCAGATTCAACATCAATACCATTTCCGATCGGAAATACAATAAATCAGCCTTGCAGGCAGAACTCAATCTTATCATTGATGAGCAGGTTCCCATCCTGGCTATGGTCACCCGCATGGACCCACAAAAAGGTGTTGACCTGGCTGTTGATGCCGTACGGTTTCTGCTTCATGAAACCCGCAAAGCTTCCATACCATTCCAGGTAGTTTTCCTGGGCACAGGCAACCCTGTACTGGAAGAGGCGGCGCACCAGTTAGAGCAGGATTACCCTGATCAGGCTCGTGCCAGGATAAAATTCGATGAACAGCTCAGCCGGCGAATATATGCAGGTGCCGACGCCTTGCTCATGCCATCGCGATACGAGCCATGTGGCCTTTCACAAATGATCGCCATGCGCTACGGCTGCGTACCCATCGCCCATGCCACGGGTGGCTTACGTGATAGCATTCATGACCCCAGCCATTCCGATGAACCTACTGGTTTCTTATTCGAAAAAGCAGATGCGAAGGCACTGGTAAAGACTATCCAACGGGCTTTGACCAGGTTTTCAAGATATCCGGAAGAGTGGCGCCAAATACAGATAAATGGGATGCAGCAGGACTTTTCATGGAATCATTCCGCAAGAGAGTATATTACGAAATATAAATTATTGGTCGGGTGA
- a CDS encoding glucose-1-phosphate adenylyltransferase produces the protein MKTRAVILAGGEGSRLGTLTAKRTKPAVPFAGKYRIIDFTLSNCVNSGIFDVMIIAQYRPHSLIEHIGAGGPWDLNRDFTGGVRIYTPYKARGASDWFLGTADAVQQNFRFIKNSDPDFVLILSGDHVYEMNYALMEDAHIANQADLTLATITVPIKEASRMGIVGVDGQSRVTSFVEKPAEPPSNLANMGVYLFKTEILNQYLLDDHNLPSSSHDFGKDILPKMVADGARVFAYPYNGYWMDVGTAASYWKAHMDHLEDKPPFDLNDRSWVIHTRTEERPPVWIARGATIENSLICDGCEIDPTAKVIRSVLSPGVLVRPGAVIRESILLTDTVVESDAVIERAIIDKRVHIRSHARVGGMVDGAEPVLTMIGKNSDVPRGFTVEAGAVIGTDVIESDYPASVVRGDDYILTKRLAHEV, from the coding sequence ATGAAAACTCGGGCGGTCATCCTTGCTGGTGGAGAAGGTTCCAGGCTTGGAACACTAACCGCGAAACGGACCAAACCGGCTGTTCCGTTCGCGGGGAAATACCGCATTATCGATTTTACCCTCTCAAACTGTGTTAACTCAGGGATATTCGACGTAATGATCATCGCCCAATACCGGCCCCACTCCCTCATCGAGCACATCGGTGCGGGTGGCCCGTGGGATCTGAACCGTGACTTTACAGGTGGTGTGCGTATTTACACTCCCTACAAAGCACGTGGGGCTTCCGATTGGTTCCTGGGGACCGCCGATGCTGTCCAGCAGAATTTCCGCTTTATCAAGAACTCCGACCCGGATTTTGTGTTGATTCTCTCCGGTGATCATGTTTATGAAATGAATTATGCCTTGATGGAGGACGCCCATATCGCCAACCAGGCCGATCTGACCCTAGCGACCATCACGGTGCCGATCAAAGAGGCTTCTCGAATGGGTATTGTTGGAGTGGATGGACAAAGCCGGGTAACCTCCTTCGTGGAGAAACCCGCCGAGCCGCCTTCCAACCTTGCCAACATGGGTGTCTACCTATTTAAAACCGAAATTTTAAACCAGTATTTACTGGATGATCATAATCTGCCTAGCTCTTCCCATGATTTCGGAAAAGACATCCTGCCCAAGATGGTTGCCGACGGTGCCAGGGTTTTCGCCTATCCATATAACGGGTACTGGATGGATGTGGGGACTGCTGCCTCATACTGGAAAGCTCACATGGATCACCTGGAAGATAAACCCCCATTTGACCTGAATGATCGTTCGTGGGTCATCCATACCCGTACCGAAGAACGCCCACCGGTTTGGATTGCGCGTGGGGCTACCATCGAAAACAGCTTGATATGCGATGGATGCGAGATCGACCCCACAGCCAAGGTCATCCGCAGTGTCCTCTCACCGGGTGTGCTGGTGCGTCCAGGGGCAGTGATCCGGGAGTCGATCCTGCTGACGGATACCGTGGTCGAATCAGATGCCGTTATTGAGCGCGCCATTATTGATAAGCGTGTCCACATCAGATCGCACGCCAGGGTGGGAGGCATGGTTGATGGAGCAGAGCCAGTCCTCACCATGATCGGCAAAAACAGCGATGTTCCCAGAGGTTTCACCGTCGAAGCAGGGGCCGTTATCGGCACGGATGTCATCGAAAGCGATTATCCTGCTTCAGTCGTCCGCGGTGACGACTACATTCTTACCAAGAGGTTAGCTCATGAAGTTTAA
- a CDS encoding aspartate--tRNA ligase — protein sequence MYKTHTCGELRASHQGMTVTLAGWVNRRRVHGGINFVDLRDRFGLVQVVSDPEKYPEIHQALEEVRPEWVIQVEGIVRLRPEGLANPNMPTGDVEVLAVKVKVLNQAKTTPITISKEEDENEEIRLRYRYLDLRRERMRGNLILRHKVIKFIRDYLDSKGFLEVETPILFKTTPEGARDYLVPSRVYPGEFYALPQSPQQLKQLLMVAGVERYFQIARCFRDEDQRGDRQPEFTQLDLEMSFIEREDIMQLIEEMFTKMVAQVVPEKRLFASPWPRLSYQEAMQRFGKDNPDIRFRMELVDVTDLAGMSGFQIFENTVNEGGHVRGINASGSGDYSRKQLDELAEYAKKYGAKGLAYIAIATSGDQRSSFAKAVKPEVLQSLLLRMDAKPGDLLLFVADKPAIVFEVLGRLRVLLAERLDLIDPDILAFCWIIDFPFVVWNSEENRWDPSHHLFTSPMMEDIPLLDTEPGKARGQQYDLVLNNYEVGGGSIRIHQRQLQEKVFKLIGLDPEVARERFGHMLEAFEYGTPPHGGIAPGIDRICMILADEPNIREVIAFPKSQTARDLMAGAPSPAEPAQLRELHIKVE from the coding sequence ATGTACAAGACGCATACATGTGGTGAGCTACGTGCCAGTCATCAAGGGATGACAGTCACTCTGGCAGGCTGGGTGAATCGCCGGCGAGTGCATGGTGGGATCAATTTCGTGGATCTACGCGATCGTTTTGGCTTGGTCCAGGTAGTCAGCGACCCGGAGAAATACCCTGAGATCCACCAGGCACTGGAAGAAGTTCGCCCGGAATGGGTGATCCAGGTGGAAGGCATTGTCAGGCTGCGCCCTGAGGGACTGGCCAACCCCAATATGCCCACGGGTGATGTCGAAGTCCTGGCGGTAAAAGTCAAGGTACTCAACCAGGCGAAAACCACGCCGATCACTATCAGCAAGGAAGAAGACGAGAACGAGGAAATCCGCCTGCGCTACCGTTACTTGGATTTACGCCGTGAACGCATGCGCGGCAACCTGATCCTGCGCCACAAGGTGATCAAGTTCATCCGTGATTATCTTGATAGTAAGGGTTTCTTAGAAGTTGAAACCCCAATCCTTTTCAAGACCACCCCCGAAGGGGCACGCGATTACCTGGTGCCATCGAGAGTTTATCCAGGAGAGTTTTACGCCTTGCCGCAATCTCCCCAGCAGCTGAAACAACTGCTAATGGTGGCAGGCGTTGAGCGCTATTTCCAGATTGCCCGGTGTTTCCGTGATGAAGACCAGCGCGGTGACCGCCAGCCTGAATTTACCCAGCTCGACCTGGAAATGTCGTTTATCGAGCGTGAGGATATCATGCAGCTGATTGAAGAGATGTTCACCAAGATGGTCGCCCAGGTAGTGCCGGAGAAACGCTTATTCGCCAGTCCGTGGCCGAGGCTTTCGTACCAGGAAGCCATGCAGCGTTTTGGCAAGGACAATCCGGACATCCGCTTCAGGATGGAATTAGTTGATGTCACCGACCTGGCAGGGATGTCAGGTTTTCAGATCTTTGAGAACACGGTGAACGAAGGTGGGCACGTGCGCGGTATCAACGCCTCAGGCTCAGGCGATTACAGCCGCAAACAGCTGGACGAATTAGCGGAATATGCTAAGAAATATGGGGCGAAAGGATTGGCTTACATCGCCATCGCCACCAGCGGTGACCAGCGGTCGTCGTTTGCCAAGGCAGTCAAACCGGAAGTCCTGCAATCGCTCTTGCTCAGGATGGATGCCAAACCAGGTGACCTGCTGTTGTTCGTGGCTGACAAACCAGCCATTGTTTTTGAGGTGCTTGGACGGCTGCGTGTATTACTGGCAGAGCGCCTCGACTTGATTGATCCGGACATCCTGGCATTCTGCTGGATCATCGATTTCCCATTCGTGGTATGGAACAGCGAAGAAAACCGCTGGGATCCGAGCCACCATTTATTCACCTCGCCGATGATGGAAGATATCCCTTTGTTGGACACCGAACCTGGGAAGGCGCGCGGTCAGCAGTATGACCTGGTGTTAAATAATTATGAAGTCGGCGGTGGCTCGATCAGGATCCACCAACGCCAGCTGCAAGAGAAGGTGTTCAAACTGATCGGCCTCGACCCTGAAGTGGCGCGGGAGCGTTTCGGGCACATGCTCGAAGCTTTTGAATACGGAACCCCACCTCATGGCGGAATCGCCCCGGGTATCGACCGGATTTGTATGATCCTGGCGGATGAGCCTAACATCAGGGAAGTGATCGCATTCCCCAAGAGCCAGACAGCGCGCGACCTGATGGCTGGTGCTCCATCACCAGCTGAACCAGCGCAGCTGCGCGAGTTACATATCAAAGTAGAATAA